In a genomic window of Chroicocephalus ridibundus chromosome 18, bChrRid1.1, whole genome shotgun sequence:
- the LOC134525010 gene encoding D(2) dopamine receptor, whose protein sequence is MDPLNLSWYNGDIGDRNWSKPLNESDADQKPQYNYYAMLLTLLIFVIVFGNVLVCMAVSREKALQTTTNYLIVSLAVADLLVATLVMPWVVYLEVVGEWRFSRIHCDIFVTLDVMMCTASILNLCAISIDRYTAVAMPMLYNTRYSSKRRVTVMIAVVWVLSFAISCPLLFGLNNTDENECIIANPAFVVYSSIVSFYVPFIVTLLVYVQIYIVLRKRRKRVNTKRSSHGLDSDTQAPLKDKCTHPEDVKLCTVIVKSNGSFQVNKRKVEPESHIEDMEMEMVSSTSPPEKITIKPAAPSNHQLIVPVASNQGTNSTLQALDSPGKIEKNGHAKETPYTAKVFEIQSMPNGKTRTSLKTVSRRKLSQQKEKKATQMLAIVLGVFIICWLPFFITHILNMHCDCNIPPAMYSAFTWLGYVNSAVNPIIYTTFNIEFRKAFMKILHC, encoded by the exons ATGGATCCCCTAAACCTCTCTTGGTACAACGGTGACATTGGTGACAGGAACTGGAGCAAGCCGCTCAACGAGTCCGATGCAGACCAGAAGCCTCAGTATAACTACTATGCCATGCTGCTCACCCTCCTCATCTTTGTCATCGTTTTTGGCAATGTGCTGGTGTGTATGGCTGTGTCCAGGGAAAAAGCCCTTCAGACTACCACTAATTACCTGATCGTGAGTTTGGCAGTGGCAGATCTCTTGGTAGCAACCCTGGTCATGCCTTGGGTGGTCTATCTGGAG GTGGTCGGGGAGTGGAGGTTTAGTCGGATCCACTGTGATATCTTTGTAACCCTTGATGTTATGATGTGTACTGCCAGTATCCTCAACCTCTGTGCCATCAGCATTGACAG GTACACAGCAGTAGCAATGCCAATGCTGTATAATACCCGCTACAGCTCGAAGCGCAGGGTCACAGTCATGATTGCTGTGGTCTGGGTGCTTTCATTTGCCATCTCCTGCCCACTCCTCTTTGGCCTCAACAACACAG ACGAGAATGAGTGCATCATTGCCAATCCTGCCTTTGTCGTGTATTCCTCCATCGTCTCCTTCTACGTTCCCTTCATTGTCACACTGCTGGTGTATGTGCAGATTTACATAGTGCTGCGGAAGCGCAGGAAGCGCGTCAACACCAAGCGCAGCAGCCACGGCCTGGACTCGGACACGCAAGCCCCGCTGAAG GACAAATGCACTCATCCAGAAGACGTCAAGCTCTGCACAGTTATTGTGAAGTCCAATGGGAGTTTCCAAGTTAATAAGCGCAAAGTG GAGCCGGAGAGTCACATAGAAGATATGGAAATGGAGATGGTGTCCAGTACCAGTCCCCCTGAGAAAATCACCATCAAACCAGCGGCACCAAGTAACCATCAGTTGATTGTGCCAGTTGCTTCTAATCAGGGCACCAACTCAACCCTGCAGGCCTTGGACAGCCCTGGGAAAATAGAGAAGAATGGACATGCCAAAGAAACACCCTACACAGCCAAGGTCTTTGAGATCCAGTCTATGCCAAATGGCAAGACAAGGACCTCTCTCAAGACTGTGAGCAGGAGGAAACTGtcacaacagaaggaaaagaaagccacTCAGATGCTAGCCATTGTACTTG gtGTTTTCATCATCTGCTGGCTCCCATTCTTCATCACTCACATCCTGAACATGCACTGCGATTGCAACATCCCCCCAGCAATGTACAGCGCCTTTACGTGGCTTGGATATGTCAACAGTGCTGTCAACCCAATTATTTACACCACCTTCAACATTGAATTTCGTAAGGCTTTCATGAAGATCCTCCACTGTTAA